From Thalassotalea euphylliae, the proteins below share one genomic window:
- a CDS encoding DUF4297 family anti-phage-associated protein — translation MDRSAVDTIRGYCYQFDKSIFEILSLNCDTDSIEVEGVEDVDVSQGGELSAIQCKYYEKSSYNHSVIAKPIRFMLQHFSSNRNADVTYYLYGHYKDGHEKLSDCISVEFLKEKFLSHTKDKIRYEEHVELGLSDDDLKSFIDRLKLDINAKSFDEQNESVIKKIVEIFNCTKEEASHYYYNSAFSVIAKLACDQQNRVITKAEFLRKIDNKKALFNSWLYKFRGRTEYLKKIKSDLFPRSLNTQAYDRFFMIDVSSASNIAEIKECIYTIQKNWASLSKRSPTPYSPYIYLYNQEQCFLHSIKKELYNEGLNFVDGYNYYGSDFCVETLSRAKSDIDIKFQYIETEQDLVQAVNSAKSRVELYQFFTKDNELSIKFDAGIKNTKLQVFEFSDISDLV, via the coding sequence TTGGATAGAAGCGCAGTAGATACCATTAGGGGGTATTGCTATCAGTTTGATAAGTCAATTTTTGAAATTTTATCTCTTAACTGTGATACCGATTCAATTGAGGTTGAAGGGGTTGAAGATGTTGATGTTTCTCAAGGCGGAGAGTTAAGTGCTATTCAGTGCAAATATTATGAAAAGTCATCATATAATCATTCTGTTATAGCCAAACCAATTAGGTTTATGCTTCAGCATTTTTCGAGTAATAGAAATGCAGATGTAACATACTATTTATATGGTCACTATAAAGATGGTCATGAAAAGTTGTCCGACTGCATTTCTGTCGAATTTTTAAAAGAGAAGTTTTTATCTCATACGAAAGATAAAATCCGATATGAAGAACACGTTGAATTAGGATTGTCAGATGATGATTTGAAGAGTTTTATTGATAGATTAAAACTTGATATCAATGCCAAAAGCTTTGATGAGCAAAATGAAAGTGTTATCAAGAAAATAGTTGAAATATTTAATTGTACTAAAGAAGAGGCGTCGCATTACTACTACAATTCAGCCTTTTCTGTCATTGCAAAATTAGCATGTGATCAACAAAACCGTGTTATAACAAAGGCAGAATTTCTCCGCAAAATAGATAACAAAAAAGCATTGTTCAACTCTTGGTTATATAAGTTTAGAGGACGTACTGAATACCTTAAAAAAATAAAGTCAGACCTTTTTCCTCGATCTCTTAACACGCAAGCATACGATCGGTTTTTCATGATAGATGTCAGTAGTGCCAGTAATATCGCAGAAATAAAAGAGTGTATTTATACAATCCAGAAAAATTGGGCAAGTCTTTCTAAAAGAAGTCCTACTCCATACTCACCCTATATCTATCTCTATAATCAGGAGCAGTGTTTTCTGCACTCTATAAAAAAAGAGTTGTATAACGAAGGGTTAAATTTCGTTGATGGATATAACTATTATGGGAGTGATTTTTGTGTAGAAACGCTCAGTCGAGCAAAATCGGATATAGATATTAAATTTCAATATATAGAAACTGAACAGGATCTTGTACAAGCTGTAAATTCAGCGAAATCTAGGGTTGAGCTTTATCAGTTCTTTACCAAAGACAATGAGTTATCTATTAAGTTTGATGCAGGGATAAAAAACACAAAGCTTCAAGTTTTTGAGTTTTCAGATATAAGTGATTTAGTCTAA
- the gcvP gene encoding aminomethyl-transferring glycine dehydrogenase, with protein sequence MTTQSQAQVTLSDLEQTQDFIRRHIGPDEAQTKAMLADIGAESVDALIDEIVPNDIRLADLPAIEESKTEVKALADLKAVASKNKVNTSYIGLGYYPTLTPNVILRNVLENPGWYTAYTPYQPEIAQGRLESLLNYQQMCLDLTGLDLASASLLDEGTAAAEAMALAKRVSKNKKSNAFFVAQEVYPQTISVVKNRAEFFGFDIIVAPAATVGEHDVFGALLQYPTATGEVVDIRPLIEAVQAKKGIVAVAADIMSLVLLKAPGELGADVVIGSSQRFGVPMGYGGPHAAFFTTSDKYKRSMPGRIIGVSKDTRGNQALRMAMQTREQHIRREKANSNICTAQVLLANMAAFYAVYHGPQGLKTIASRIHRLTDILCLGTATKGLQAIHVNYFDTLTFNVENKAEIVARALAADINLRTDVDGQISVSLDETTTREDVAVLFDVLLGEGHGLDVAALDVKIVDCGHSSIPAELVRESDILTHPVFNSYHSETEMLRYIKKLENKDLALNHSMISLGSCTMKLNATAQMIPVSWPEFANMHPFAPVDQAQGYAEMIGELGEWLVELTGYDDISMQPNSGAQGEYAGLIAIHKYHQSRGEGHRNICLIPSSAHGTNPASAQMVGMKVVVVDCDKNGNVDMADLKAKAEEMAENLSCIMITYPSTHGVYEETVREICEVVHANGGQVYLDGANMNAQVGITSPGFIGADVSHLNLHKTFAIPHGGGGPGMGPIGVKSHLAPFLPDHPLVSVKESTQGNDAVSAAPFGSAGILCISYLYIAMLGKKGVTDSTKYAITNANYLAKKLSEHFPILYTGANGRVAHECIVDMRPLKEASGITEMDVAKRLMDYGFHAPTMSFPVAGTLMIEPTESESKVEIDRFIEAMVCIRDEIRKVEQGEWTVEDNPLHNAPHTLADITDAGWDRAYTVAEAVFPVPAAAANKFWPTVNRIDDVYGDRNLVCSCPSVESYKE encoded by the coding sequence ATGACTACTCAATCCCAAGCACAAGTAACGCTAAGTGATTTAGAACAAACTCAAGATTTTATTCGTCGCCACATTGGTCCTGATGAAGCGCAAACCAAGGCAATGCTTGCCGATATTGGCGCTGAATCGGTAGACGCGCTAATTGACGAAATTGTCCCCAACGATATTCGCCTAGCAGACTTGCCAGCGATTGAAGAAAGCAAAACAGAAGTGAAAGCGCTAGCCGACTTAAAAGCGGTTGCTAGCAAAAACAAAGTGAATACTTCGTACATCGGTTTAGGCTACTACCCAACGCTTACACCCAATGTGATTTTGCGTAACGTATTGGAAAACCCTGGCTGGTATACCGCGTACACGCCATACCAACCAGAAATTGCGCAAGGCCGTTTAGAATCTTTACTTAACTACCAACAAATGTGTTTAGACCTAACCGGTTTAGACTTAGCATCTGCCTCATTGCTTGACGAAGGTACCGCAGCCGCTGAAGCCATGGCATTGGCAAAACGCGTTTCCAAAAATAAAAAATCAAACGCATTCTTTGTTGCTCAAGAAGTGTACCCGCAAACGATTTCCGTCGTAAAAAACCGTGCGGAATTCTTTGGTTTTGACATCATCGTAGCGCCTGCGGCTACTGTCGGTGAGCACGATGTCTTCGGTGCATTACTGCAATACCCAACAGCAACCGGTGAAGTTGTTGATATCCGCCCACTAATTGAAGCGGTGCAAGCGAAAAAAGGTATTGTGGCGGTAGCGGCAGACATTATGAGCTTGGTACTACTCAAAGCACCGGGCGAGTTAGGAGCAGACGTAGTGATTGGCTCAAGCCAACGTTTTGGTGTGCCGATGGGCTACGGTGGTCCACACGCGGCGTTCTTCACGACATCAGACAAGTATAAGCGCTCAATGCCGGGTCGTATTATTGGTGTCTCAAAAGATACGCGTGGCAACCAAGCACTGCGTATGGCAATGCAAACCCGAGAGCAACATATTCGCCGCGAAAAAGCGAACTCAAATATTTGTACTGCACAAGTATTACTTGCCAATATGGCAGCGTTTTACGCGGTTTACCATGGTCCTCAAGGGTTAAAAACCATTGCTAGTCGCATTCACCGTTTAACCGACATTTTATGTTTAGGTACAGCAACTAAAGGCTTGCAAGCAATTCACGTTAATTACTTTGATACCTTAACGTTTAACGTTGAAAACAAAGCTGAGATCGTTGCTCGCGCATTAGCGGCAGACATTAACTTACGTACTGACGTTGACGGTCAAATTTCAGTATCGCTAGATGAAACTACGACACGCGAAGACGTTGCGGTATTGTTTGATGTTCTACTTGGCGAAGGTCATGGATTAGACGTGGCAGCGCTAGACGTGAAAATCGTTGACTGTGGCCACTCGTCAATTCCTGCGGAATTAGTGCGTGAGTCTGACATTCTTACGCACCCAGTATTTAATTCGTACCATAGCGAAACTGAAATGCTTCGCTATATCAAAAAATTAGAAAACAAAGACTTAGCGCTTAACCATTCAATGATTTCGTTAGGCTCTTGTACCATGAAGCTTAACGCGACAGCACAAATGATCCCGGTGTCATGGCCAGAATTTGCCAATATGCACCCATTTGCGCCCGTTGACCAAGCACAAGGCTACGCAGAAATGATCGGCGAACTAGGCGAGTGGTTAGTAGAGTTAACCGGATATGACGATATTTCAATGCAGCCAAACTCAGGCGCACAAGGTGAATACGCAGGTTTAATCGCGATTCACAAATATCACCAAAGTCGCGGCGAAGGACACCGTAATATCTGTTTGATTCCATCATCAGCGCACGGCACTAACCCAGCGTCGGCGCAAATGGTGGGTATGAAGGTGGTTGTGGTTGATTGCGATAAAAACGGTAACGTGGATATGGCCGATCTGAAAGCGAAAGCGGAAGAAATGGCGGAAAACTTATCGTGTATCATGATCACTTACCCGTCAACGCACGGTGTTTACGAAGAAACGGTACGCGAAATTTGTGAAGTGGTTCACGCCAACGGAGGTCAAGTATACCTAGATGGCGCCAATATGAACGCCCAAGTTGGTATTACCTCGCCGGGCTTTATCGGCGCTGACGTTTCGCACTTAAACCTGCACAAAACCTTCGCTATTCCACACGGCGGCGGTGGCCCAGGTATGGGACCAATCGGTGTAAAATCGCACTTGGCACCTTTCTTACCAGATCACCCATTAGTGAGCGTAAAAGAAAGCACGCAAGGTAACGATGCAGTTTCTGCTGCGCCATTTGGCTCAGCGGGTATTTTATGTATTTCTTACTTGTACATCGCCATGTTAGGTAAAAAAGGTGTAACCGATTCAACGAAATACGCCATCACTAACGCTAACTACTTAGCGAAGAAGCTAAGCGAGCACTTCCCAATTCTGTACACTGGTGCAAATGGCCGTGTTGCCCATGAATGTATTGTGGATATGCGCCCGTTAAAAGAAGCGTCTGGCATTACCGAAATGGACGTGGCTAAGCGTTTAATGGACTATGGCTTCCACGCACCAACTATGTCCTTCCCAGTAGCTGGCACGCTAATGATTGAACCAACCGAATCAGAAAGCAAAGTCGAAATCGATCGCTTTATTGAAGCTATGGTGTGCATTCGCGATGAAATCCGCAAAGTCGAGCAGGGCGAATGGACAGTAGAAGACAACCCGCTGCATAACGCACCGCACACACTTGCTGATATCACTGACGCTGGTTGGGATAGAGCCTACACAGTCGCAGAAGCGGTATTCCCAGTGCCAGCGGCAGCAGCTAACAAATTCTGGCCTACAGTTAATCGTATTGATGATGTTTATGGCGATCGCAACTTAGTGTGTTCTTGCCCGAGTGTTGAGAGCTATAAAGAGTAG
- the gcvH gene encoding glycine cleavage system protein GcvH, which yields MSNIPSELKYATSHEWVRNEGNGIVTIGITEHAQELLGDMVFVELPEVGDSVSTGDDVAVAESVKAASDIYAPVTGEVVEVNEDLEDSPELVNSDAYGDGWMFKVKIEDESELESLLDAEGYENSIDED from the coding sequence ATGAGCAACATTCCTTCTGAGTTAAAGTACGCAACATCACACGAGTGGGTGCGTAACGAAGGCAACGGTATTGTGACTATCGGTATTACCGAGCACGCACAAGAATTACTGGGCGATATGGTATTCGTTGAGTTACCAGAAGTAGGCGACAGCGTAAGCACTGGTGACGATGTTGCAGTAGCTGAGTCGGTAAAAGCAGCGTCAGACATTTACGCGCCAGTAACTGGTGAAGTGGTTGAAGTTAACGAAGACCTAGAAGACTCACCTGAGCTAGTAAACTCAGACGCTTACGGTGACGGCTGGATGTTCAAAGTAAAAATTGAAGATGAAAGCGAGTTAGAAAGCCTACTAGACGCAGAAGGCTACGAAAACTCAATTGACGAAGACTAA
- the gcvT gene encoding glycine cleavage system aminomethyltransferase GcvT yields the protein MTNKTVLHAKHIEAGAKMVDFHGWDMPINYGSQIEEHHAVRQDAGMFDVSHMTIVDIKGDDAQAFLRRLVINDVAKLDVAGKALYTGMCNHEGGVIDDLIIYYFSTTDYRLVVNSATREKDLAWLAEQAKNFSVTITERPEFAMIAVQGPTAKAKVATLLTDEQKAAVADMKPFFSAQAGDLFIATTGYTGEAGYEIALPNEQAADLWQQLLDVGVKPCGLGARDTLRLEAGMNLYGLDMDESISPLAANMAWTISWDDETRDFIGKEVIAAQRAAGDQPKLVGLVLEEKGVLRSGLKVITEHGEGPEFEGIVTSGTFSPTLGHSIAMARVPRAVKLEDTVQVEMRKKLVDVKVIKPSFARNGKKAF from the coding sequence ATGACGAATAAAACCGTACTTCACGCCAAGCATATTGAAGCGGGCGCAAAAATGGTCGATTTCCACGGCTGGGACATGCCAATTAACTACGGCTCGCAAATTGAAGAGCATCACGCAGTGCGCCAAGACGCCGGTATGTTCGATGTTTCACACATGACCATTGTTGATATTAAAGGTGACGATGCACAGGCCTTTTTACGTCGTTTAGTGATTAACGATGTTGCGAAACTTGATGTTGCGGGCAAAGCACTTTACACCGGTATGTGTAACCATGAAGGTGGCGTGATTGACGACCTGATCATTTACTACTTCTCAACCACGGATTACCGCTTAGTGGTTAACTCGGCGACGCGTGAAAAAGATTTAGCTTGGCTTGCTGAGCAAGCAAAAAATTTCAGCGTCACCATTACCGAGCGCCCAGAATTCGCCATGATTGCCGTACAAGGCCCAACAGCGAAAGCAAAAGTAGCCACCTTACTTACTGACGAGCAAAAAGCCGCGGTTGCAGATATGAAGCCATTTTTCTCGGCACAAGCGGGTGATTTGTTTATCGCAACCACTGGCTATACCGGTGAAGCTGGCTATGAAATCGCGTTGCCAAATGAGCAAGCGGCAGATTTATGGCAGCAACTACTTGATGTGGGCGTAAAACCTTGTGGTTTAGGTGCGCGCGATACGCTTCGCTTAGAAGCGGGTATGAACTTATACGGTTTAGATATGGACGAGTCAATCTCACCACTAGCGGCAAACATGGCGTGGACGATTAGCTGGGACGACGAAACGCGTGACTTTATCGGTAAAGAAGTAATTGCTGCGCAGCGTGCTGCTGGCGACCAACCTAAGCTTGTGGGTTTAGTGCTAGAAGAGAAAGGCGTATTGCGCTCAGGTTTGAAAGTAATCACTGAACACGGCGAAGGCCCTGAGTTTGAAGGCATAGTCACATCTGGTACTTTCTCGCCAACCTTAGGCCACTCAATCGCCATGGCGCGTGTACCGCGTGCCGTTAAATTAGAAGACACCGTGCAAGTTGAAATGCGCAAGAAGTTGGTGGACGTGAAAGTGATAAAGCCGTCGTTCGCCCGCAATGGCAAAAAGGCGTTTTAA
- a CDS encoding efflux RND transporter periplasmic adaptor subunit, with translation MINNKKKALGVVLMALLATSCSEPPSVDYSATIRAVQMMNIELVTTKVQSFPAKVEASKQASLSFRVPGKIAKFHVRAGTLVKQGQPLIDLVPTDYRIAVEGHQADYQLAKVQHERSEALIDEQLISQDQFDQTETALKVAGNELEQAKTDLSYTHISAPYDGRVAATYFKAHEYVQALQPVMSIQSENAVDVVMEVPERLIGALRRSHLQVNQPTVSFAVKPDQQYTVSIKEIETIADPESGTFTVTMTMPSPDDLNLYPSMAATAKAELVLSEGSLTQKIPASAMMTENGQVYVWRVNADNQVEKVAIELSDQGKLLSGLLDGDRIVTAGVNELTAGQTVTEWIKERGL, from the coding sequence ATGATTAATAACAAGAAAAAAGCACTGGGGGTAGTGCTGATGGCGCTGCTTGCCACCAGTTGCTCCGAGCCACCTAGCGTTGATTATTCCGCGACCATTAGAGCGGTACAAATGATGAACATAGAGTTGGTGACCACTAAGGTGCAGTCTTTCCCCGCGAAAGTTGAAGCCAGTAAACAAGCGAGTTTATCGTTTCGCGTACCGGGCAAAATTGCCAAATTTCATGTTCGCGCCGGCACATTGGTTAAGCAAGGGCAACCGCTGATTGACTTAGTGCCAACCGATTACCGCATTGCGGTAGAAGGACACCAAGCGGATTACCAACTGGCCAAAGTGCAACACGAGCGCTCAGAAGCCCTTATTGATGAGCAGCTGATTTCACAAGATCAGTTTGACCAAACGGAAACGGCACTCAAAGTTGCCGGAAATGAACTAGAGCAAGCAAAAACCGACCTTTCATACACCCATATCTCAGCGCCATATGACGGCCGTGTTGCTGCCACTTACTTCAAAGCACATGAATACGTGCAAGCATTACAACCTGTGATGTCAATTCAATCAGAAAATGCTGTTGATGTGGTGATGGAAGTGCCCGAGCGCTTAATTGGCGCCTTGCGTCGCTCTCACCTGCAAGTAAATCAGCCAACTGTAAGCTTTGCGGTGAAACCAGATCAGCAATACACAGTGTCAATTAAAGAAATTGAAACCATCGCAGATCCCGAATCAGGCACCTTCACCGTTACCATGACCATGCCAAGCCCGGACGACTTGAACCTTTACCCAAGTATGGCGGCAACCGCTAAGGCAGAATTGGTATTAAGTGAAGGCAGCTTAACCCAAAAAATTCCCGCCAGTGCAATGATGACTGAGAACGGGCAAGTTTATGTATGGCGAGTGAACGCTGACAACCAAGTTGAAAAAGTCGCGATTGAGTTATCTGACCAGGGCAAGTTGCTATCAGGCTTATTAGATGGCGATCGCATTGTCACTGCTGGAGTTAACGAGCTTACTGCTGGTCAAACGGTAACTGAGTGGATTAAGGAGCGAGGTTTATAA
- a CDS encoding efflux RND transporter periplasmic adaptor subunit, giving the protein MKFYKQIALVLFALATIAGCTPAPTPQVQPIRVSVETIPEISNEKLQTFPAVVHASELTQLSFQLNGEVNELIATEGMEVKKGELLAKLDDTLLVLAVSEAKAKVELSKVQAARAKQMVDRGNMPESTYDELLARYEIALARYNYAQSQLDYVYLRAPFDGIISDVAIERFQATTVGRPIITMHKLDMVEVRIDMPDILVASADQQKVDGQQHTVDVKLDAYPNQIFKAEYKEHTTEQNEENRSFTLVLEMPSTQAKPVIQGMPGSISLDLAQIERDSAYYSVVPLHAVVLPDSYSSSSFTSIIWRLNGTQVEPVEVTLGRLVDKSHVEVIGDIKPGDKVITKGLHYLRPGTQVIVAEKEA; this is encoded by the coding sequence ATGAAATTCTACAAGCAAATAGCACTAGTATTATTCGCCCTTGCCACGATTGCAGGCTGCACTCCTGCGCCCACACCGCAAGTGCAACCGATTAGAGTAAGTGTCGAAACCATTCCTGAAATCAGCAATGAAAAACTACAAACATTTCCAGCCGTAGTTCACGCCAGTGAATTAACCCAGTTAAGCTTCCAGCTTAATGGCGAAGTCAACGAGCTAATTGCCACCGAAGGGATGGAAGTTAAAAAAGGTGAATTACTTGCCAAGCTTGACGACACCTTATTGGTACTTGCGGTAAGTGAAGCGAAAGCAAAAGTTGAACTTTCGAAAGTACAAGCGGCACGTGCGAAACAAATGGTCGATCGCGGCAATATGCCAGAAAGCACTTACGACGAGCTACTGGCGCGTTATGAAATTGCACTGGCGCGTTATAACTATGCACAAAGCCAATTAGATTATGTGTATTTGCGCGCACCGTTTGATGGCATTATTTCTGACGTTGCCATCGAGCGCTTTCAAGCAACCACTGTCGGTCGTCCGATTATTACCATGCACAAACTGGACATGGTGGAAGTGCGCATCGACATGCCTGACATTTTAGTTGCCAGTGCCGATCAGCAAAAAGTCGACGGTCAACAACATACCGTTGATGTCAAACTGGATGCTTACCCTAACCAAATCTTTAAAGCGGAATACAAAGAGCACACCACAGAGCAAAATGAAGAAAACCGCAGCTTTACTTTAGTGTTAGAAATGCCATCAACTCAGGCCAAACCAGTGATTCAAGGTATGCCCGGCAGTATCTCTTTGGATTTAGCCCAAATTGAACGCGATTCTGCTTATTACTCAGTGGTGCCGCTGCATGCTGTGGTGCTGCCTGATAGCTACTCATCATCAAGCTTTACTTCAATTATTTGGCGCCTTAACGGCACCCAAGTTGAACCAGTAGAAGTGACCCTTGGCCGACTGGTTGATAAATCGCATGTTGAAGTCATTGGTGATATTAAGCCGGGTGACAAAGTGATCACCAAAGGGCTGCATTACCTGCGCCCCGGAACTCAAGTTATTGTTGCCGAGAAGGAGGCTTAG